The region ACATAGTGCAGGCGCACCCAGATGTCGGGGTCGATTTGGCCCAATTCACGCGCCAAATCGGTGATGTGGCTGCGCACCTCGCGGTCTTTCCACGGGTGGGTGGAATATTTGCGATCCAGCCCATAGGCCGAGGTGTCTTGGCTGATCACCAGCAGTTCTTTGACGCCTGATTGCACCAGCTTTTCAGCTTCACGCAGGATGGCGTGCACCGGACGGCTGGCGAGTTTGCCGCGCATGTCCGGGATGATGCAGAATTTGCATTTGTGGTTACAGCCTTCGGCGATTTTCAAATAGCTGAAATGGCGCGGGGTCAGTTTGACGCCGGCGGCGGGCAGCAGATCCACAAAGGGGTTTGGCGATGGCGGCACGGCGGAATGCACGGCATCCAGCACCTGTTCGTATTGATGCGGGCCGGTGACAGCCAGGATCTTGGGGTGGTGTTCGCGGATGTAATCGGGTTCGGCCCCCAGACAGCCGGTGACAATCACTTTGCCGTTTTCCTTGAGCGCCTCGCCGATGGCATCTAGGGATTCCGCCTTGGCTGAATCCAGAAACCCGCAGGTGTTGACGATAACCGCATCAGCGCCCGCGTATTCAGGAGAGATGCCGTAACCCTCGGCGCGCAGACGGGTCAGGATGCGTTCGCTGTCCACCAAGGCTTTGGGACAGCCCAAAGAGACCATGCCGATGTTGGGCTGGTCTTTGCGGAGGTCAGATTGCACCTGTGCGTTTGCAAGATCAGGGCGGAGGCTGGGCGGGTTCGCTGGCTGTGACATGGGCGCGGTGTAGCGGGATTCTGCGGGTTTGGAAATGGGGAGATTGGTGAGGTGGGGTTTGGTGGGGCCAAGGTGGGGTAGAACCCCACCCTACGGTTGTCATTGGGCGGTGTGGGCGTAAGGTGGTGGGGGCGTATTTTGATGACGAGATGGATTGATGGCTGATGTTGCGGATGGGTTGAAGCCCGCGAATGAGAACCCTTGGTATGTGCTGATGACGCTGTATGGGGAGGAAGGGCCCGATTTGGGACCTGTTAACCGTGAAAAAAACCGCGAAGTCTGGAATGCTTGGGCCTGCCAAAATATACCCCCAGAACAAAAGGTAACATTAGCAGAACAGACTGGCCTTGAGTTAGTTGAATTAGAAGGTTGGCCACGTCTCGCAAGCGAAATACACCGGAAGTTCAAAGAACGTTGGCTGAAAGAGAACCCAAAGTCAGGTATATCCTTAACCTCAGAAGGCTTATCCTCACTTCTAAACCCTGCAGATAATATAGAAATGTCTGGCACTCGTTTTATAGCGCCTCTCGAATTCCGGAAATATATTTTCCCCGCCGACGTCAAAATGGGAAATTCAGTTTTTCGGAGCGTCGCTGATTTTCACAAATCACACTTCACTTGTGATCTATCTCTCATTGGAACTGAATTTAAAAAGGTTTGCATATTTTCAGGTGTAAGAATTGCGGGCAAAACAAACTTCGAAAACACGACCTTTTATGAACGGGCCTTGTTTCACAAAGCTAACTTTGAGCAAGAGACGTATTTCAATTTTTGTTCTTTCAATGATGATGTTAACTTCAGTGAAACTGTCTTTTTGCATAGTTCATTCAAAAATGTAAATTTCGCCACTCGCACCAATTTTCAAAAAATTAGATGTAAAAACAAAGCAAATTTCCGAGGTGCCCAATTTCGTAGTGAAACCAACTTTAGCGCTGCGACATTTGAAGGAGAAACAAACTTTTCAAGCTCTAATTTTGAAGGAATAACAAACTTCAAAGACGCTACATTTAAACAGGGTGTTTCGTTAAGTCGAACTGTCTTTCGTGAGTATTCTTACTTTGTTAAATCCAAGTTTGGAACAATATCCAAGGGAATTTCCGGATACGTTGATTTTTCCGATAGCCAATTTGAAAAACCAACAAGTTTCCGAAATGCTTTTTTTCTTGAGTACTATCCAAATTTTAGAGGTGCGCTGCTTCATGAGAGCTCAGTCTTTACGGCAGATAAAGCTCATTGGCCCCGAGAAACCCACCAAACCGCAGCGCAGGCAAAAGATTCTTGTGCTATAATTCGGCAAGTGTTGGCCAAACAGGGCCTACCAGAAGACGAGCATTTCTTTTTTCGCCGCGAAATGAAATTTCTTCGCCAATCACAATCCATTTCTAATCGCCCCCTGTACACCCTCTATTGGTTACTTTCAGATTACGGGCATTCGCTCCGGCGACCTACGATCGCTCTCTTTCTTTTGTGCCTTTTACCAGCGTTCTTCTATGCCGGAGGGAAGTTGGGAGTTTCATCAAACTCGTTAGATGTCCTGTTGCCTTCAATAAATGACTATTGGAACGCAACAGGGTTTTCTTTTGCCAACATATTTAAGTTCTTTGGTTTTCAGCGCGTATATTTCGAACAACATGTGGCGACACTGACAAGCCAACTCAAGCTCTTATCTGCTGTTCAAACCGTGTTTGGCTATGCATTGCTCTTCTTCCTAGGTCTTGGGCTGCGGCAGCGGTTTCGGTTGCGTTAACGCGCGCGTTTTGCCGGGCTGAAGCCCGGCCTATGGTGGTTTCTGCGCGCGCGTGAATGGGGGGTGGTTGTGGTGGGGTGGACCCCCACCCTACGTTATGTGGCGTATTGCGCGGCGCATTGGGCGGCCACTTTACTGGCGCGGGCGCGTTCCTGGGTCAGGCGTTTTTGGGCAGAGGCCAATTTGCGGCGCTCTTCGGCCAGATCAAGCGCCACGGGTTTGGTTCTGACGTCGGTGCGGTTTTGCAGACAGGTGGTGAGCACACCGGCTTGGTTGCAAATGCCATAGCGAAAGGTTGTTCTGGGCTCGCGCTGCAGCCCATAGCCGCGGTCAATATTGGCCTGGGCTGTTGCCACGGCTTGTTCGAGCGCTTTGACATTTTTGAAAGCGTCCCGCTGGCATTGCTCTTGCGGAGTGGCGCAGGCTGACAGCGTCAGTAGGCCAAGCAGCAGGTAAGTCGATTTGAACGTCATAATCATGCCTCCGATCAAGGGTCAGAAAGCATCCCCGCAGGCAGAATAACACAATCTGCGCTGCGGGTCATCTGACCTGTTGGTCAGGGGAGGAAACGCTTGGTCAAGGGGCAAAAGCCGGAGTTCAGAGCTCTTGAAACAGGGGGATATTCTGGCAATAGCTCGGCGGGTTTTGCAGGGATTTCTGCGCGGCCAGATTGTTGGCGCAATTGTCTGGGTTGCTGCAATTGGCGCAACGCAACACGGCATCGGCGACCTCGGACATAGAGATGTCGTGGTCCTGGACGTGTTTTTGCATGTCATGGCCGAGTTTTTCAGCCATTGTATCAAAGAGATAGGTATGTTTTTTTATTGTTGCGCGCTCGGGCATGTTTGTCCTCCGGTTTTACCAAAGGGTGACATGGGGTCTGTGCGGCTGCTTTGACCTATGTCAAGTCGACGGCGCTAGGGGCTTTCCAAGTAGGCGCGCACGCAATCCTGCACCCGCCGAAAACGGTCGCCGCCCAGCTTTGTGCCGCCATACCAGCGGGTGACCACAATCATGTGATCGCGCAGATCGGCGCGTTCAAGCATGCGCATGATTACCATGCCGGCCCCGCTTTCGCCATCATCGCCTTTGATCGGCGCGCCTTCGGACAGAAGAACCGCCCAGGTGTTATGGGTGGCCTTGGCAAATTTTTTGTCTTTTTTAAGCTGCTTAAGCGCTGCGTCGACGTCGGTGCGACTGGTGACGGCAAAGCCGGTGACCGCGTATTTGCTGCCGCGGTCGGTCACCACATTCAGGATCTGGCGCATCTAAAACCCCGTCCCGGTTTGGCCGACGGTCTGCCGCACGATGTCGATGCGCTGGGCATTGGGCGGGTGGCTGCCCAGAAACCGATCTCCGGGATCTGGAATGCGTTGGAAAAAGGCCGCGCCGCGCAGGGCGTCATAGCCAGCAGCCTGAGTGATCTGCGCGCCCAAAGCGTCGGCCTCCAGTTCGTGATCTTTGGAAAACGCCCGCGCCCCGACGGTGCCCCCCAGATCAACCCCGATATCTACGGCGGTGTCGCCTCCGCCCAAAAGCAGCGCAACGGTGCCGCCAACCAAGGCGCCAACGGTTGCTGTTTTGCGAGTCTGCGCGATATGGCCGGCAATGTGATGCGCGGCTTCATGGCCCAGCACAAAGGCCAATTCGTCATCATTTCGAAACTCTGCAAGAATGGCCGCCGTAAAGGTCAACACCGGCCGACCTGTATTATCTTGCGATTGATAAGCGTTTGACGGGGCCCCTGCCCGCTTGTCCAACACGATCTGATAGTCACAGTTCTCCGCGCCCCCAGTGTGGTTGTGGCAGATGCGTTCTGCGATGGGTTCCATACGGGCAATGACGCGTTGAAAGCGCAGTGCCTGTGGACCAGTGGCATCAAAGGTTGGCGCGGCAGAGGCGTTGCGTTGTGGGTTTTGCGACGTGGGGCTTGGGGTGACACAGCCTGCCATAACAGAGGCCACAAGCAACAGACTGGCGATGGGTTTGATTGAAAGCATGTGATGGATCCGCAGGCAGTGTTGAAGGTGCGTTTGATGCCCTGTGACATTACCCAAGGCAAGGCCAAGCTGCCAGCGCGCAGTTTGGATCAGCGGGCGAGGCCGAGCTCGTTCATTGGGGCATTCTGGTTCATTGGGGCATTCTGGTTCATTGGGGCATTCTGGGCAAACGCCCGTATTTCAGTGCACGGGTAATGGCAGCCAAACGCTGTTTGTTTGACGGGTGGGTGCTGAGCAAATGTCGGCCAGGGTCTTCGATACGTTCGATAAAACGCGCGCCCCGCGCCGCATTATAACCCGCTTCGCGCGCCAACAAGGCCCCTAATGCATCCGCCTCTAGTTCCGCATGCCGCCGTGCTGAGCGATCGCCAAACAACGCCCGCACCATCTGGGCCTGCGCTTCTGATTTGATTTTGCCATCCTGGGCTTGCAGAACTTTGGCCAGTGCGCGCGCTTCTTTTTCTGTGACATCGCTGCGCATGTGCAAATGCCCAAATACCGCATGTGCGGCCTCGTGGCCCAAAACCAACGCCACCTCATCAGCATTTTTGGCCTCGTCCAGCAATTCTGGTGTCACCAAAAGGAAGGGGCGGCCCCGGTTGTCAAAGGACTGGAAGGCATTTGAGGTTTCGGTTTTGGTGGAGGCAAGAAAGATCTGAATGCGGCAGTCTATGGCAAGGCCAAAGGCTTCGCAGGTGTGTTGCGCCACAGGCGCGATGCGAGCGGCGATGCCCTCAAAGCTGTTTGCATCAGGCAATTCCGCTGCGTCCTGCGCTGCAAAATCAATCGGCGCGGCACAGGATGTCAGCACGCAAAACGCCAGAACCCTTAGGGCCGTTTTACAGATATCGACTGGCATTGCAGGCTCCTTTGCGCTCAGATTAGGGGCTTCGTCTGCACAAAGAAAGACAACAGCGCAGCTATTTGAAATTTTTTTCGTAATTTCAACGTGATCTCAGGGGCTTGCCAATTTTCCCTTGTCGGTTAGGCTGAGAACATGTTCAGCATCGAGCACGAGTTTGACTCGACCATCGTCACACTGGTGGATGAAGGCAGCGCCCATCTGCAAGAAGACATCGCCATCAATCTTTTTGAAGATTGTATCACAATTGAGCAACTTGACCCGCGCACCGACAAGGTTGAGAAAATCACCCTTTCGATGCGACAGGCCGAAGACCTGGCCGCCGCCCTAGATTTGCCCGAAGGGGTTTATGTGGTGGCGCGCGACGACACCGCTTAGCTGGCTTTTGCAGCGGCTGGGTTTGATTGTTGCAAGCGGGCTGTGCCTTGCTTTGCTGCGCTGGTTTTGGACCTAGGGTGCGGCCTGTAAAGGCGCGGCGTGCTCACGCGTATAGATTTAGGGCAAACAATGGTCTGGGTCCGTGAAACAATGACAAAAGCCCCAGACGATGCCGCCGGTAACGGCCTGCGTGATTTGACCAAAACCTTCAGGTCACTGAATTAATTTGTGCAGAAAGGTTGCGAGCCTGCCCCCCTGTACCTATTTGAGGGCCAAGACAGCCCGGAGATTGCCAATCGCGCAGCAGCCCAGCCAATTACGCGAATTTTGACTTTGCGCAGATCACATGCGCAGACGCACCGGAGAGACATATGCCGACCCCAAACCCTGCCGCGCTTGAATTTCTGCTGACCCGCCGCTCGCGCCCTGCCAAAACCCTCACCTTGCCAGTGCCTGAGAAAGCTGCGCTGATGCCAATTCTGGAGGCTGCGTTGCGCACGCCAGATCATGGTAAATTGGAACCCTGGCGGCTGATCGTGCTGGATCAGGCCAAGCTGGCGCAATTGGGTGATCTGGCCGGTCAGCGCGCCCAGGCGCTTGCGCTTGACGCGGCCCAGACGGAAAAGGCGCGCTTTCAATTTGACACGGGCCAACTGGCGATTGCGGTGGTGTCAAGCCCGGTAGAGGTGGCGAAGGTGCCCCAGATAGAACAGGTCTATTCAGCCGGTGCCGTTTGTTTGGCGCTGTTGAATGCGGCGCTGGCCGCCGGTTGGGGGGCCAATTGGCTCAGCGGTGTGATGTCACATGATCGCGGTTTTTTAAGCGCGGGACTGGGGCTGCAAGACCACGAGGCCTTGGCTGGATTGATCCACATTGGAACCGAGAAATTCGCCCCGCCGGACCGCCCACGCCCCAACCTTGAGGAGAAAGTCATATGGCCGTCGGCCTAATCCTAAACGCTTTTGTCAAAGCCCTTGGGCAATTGGGAGATCACCGGTTTCGCAAAGTTCTGATCACTGGCATTGGCCTGACGCTGGCGCTGTTGGTCGGTGCCTATTTGCTTTTGCTGGGCGTGCTAGATTGGTTTAACGTCAAAGAGACGCTGGCCGGGTTTGTGGGCAGCTCTGATGGCTTGGGGTTGGTGATTGGCATCGGGTCTTTTCTGGTGGTTTTGGTGCTGTCGATCTTTTTGATGGTGCCAGTGTCCTCGGCCTTTACGTCGCTGTTTTTGGAACAGGTGGCTGATGCGGTCGAAGACCGGCATTATCCGGGCCTGCCCGCCGCCACCCCGGTGCCGCTGTCAGAGGCGATACAAGACACGCTCAGCTTTCTTGGCCTGCTGATCGTGGCCAACATTGGCGCGTTGCTGCTCTATTTGGCGCTGCCGCCGCTGGCCCCGTTTATTTTCTGGGGACTGAACGGATTTTTGTTGGGACGAGAGTATTTCACCATTGCGGCGATGCGGCGCGTGGGTCGTTTGGGGGCAAAAGATCTACGCCGCGAACACCGTGTGACCATTTGGGCTGCGGGTGTTTTGATGGCGATCCCGTTGACCATTCCGCTGGTCAATCTGCTGGTGCCGGTCTTGGGCGCGGCAACCTTCACCCATATTTTTCACAAACTAGAGCAGCGCAAAGGTTTTTCAGCCCATTTGTCCTAAGCCAAATACCCTTAAAAAGCCTTAGCTTTCAGACACTGGCGGCAAACGATCCATCCAATCAAAATCCCGCACGGTGATCTGGCCCGTGGTGATCACCCAGAATAAGATGCCCCATAGAACCGCGCTCAGCGCAGTGGTGATCCATGCTTTTTTCTTGAGGTTATGATGTTCAGGTGCCCCCGCCTGGGTGCCCGGCACAACAGAGCCCATATCCCCCTGGGTTTTCAACCGAATGGGAATAACCACCAAAAACATCATAAACCAGATGACGGCAAATAAGACGATGGCAGAGGTGATGGACATTGCAATTCCTTTGAGAACACGGGTGTCAGGGCGCTTGGCCCTGACTTAGCATCAATTTAGGGGCCTACAAGGCCAAGATTGGCTTTAGACCTGTTCAAGTTCGACGAGACAACCGTTGAAATCTTTGGGATGCAAAAACAGCACAGGCTTGCCATGCGCCCCGATCTTTGGGTCACCGCTGCCCAAAACGCGCGCACCGGAGTCTTTCAACTTATCGCGGGCTGCCAGAATGTCTTCGACTTCATAGCAGATGTGGTGAATGCCACCAGCTGGGTTTTTGGCAAGAAAGCCGTTGATTGGGCTGTCCTCGCCCAGCGGGTACAACAGCTCGATCTTGGTATTTGGCAATTCGATAAACACCACGGTCACGCCATGATCCGGCTCGTCTTGTGGTGCGCCCACGGTGGCCCCTAGGGCATTTTTATATTGCGCCACAGCGGCGTCTAGATCAGGAACAGCGATTGCTACGTGGTTCAGGCGGCCGATCATCGGTCTCTCCTTTGTGTATGTCTTAAGTGCTGTCGTTATGGGCAAAGCCTGCGCAACACACAAGCGACACGCCGACGCGGGCTTTTAACCTGCTGTTAGCACTTGCTTGCTTAGCCTAGCCCTATGAAAATGCAGGAGGAGGCAATGGACGAGTTCAACAGTCTTGGATATCTGGGCAAGCCCACAGCCCGCCGGCCCCTGTTGGGGTTGACGGTTTTGGTGGTCGAAGACAGCCGTTTTGCCAGCGAGGCTTTGCGCTTGATTTGCCTGAAAAGCGGGGCCCGCATTCGGCGTGCTGACAGTTTACGATCTGCACGGCGACACCTGCGGGTGTACCGGCCGTCTGTCGCGGTGATTGATATTGGGTTGCCAGACGGGTCCGGGCTGGATCTGATCCGGGATCTTAACCAAACTGACCCGCGGGTCTCGGTGCTGATTGCCACCTCGGGGGACGACACATTAGCGCGGGCTTGCCGCAGCGCCGGTGCGGATCACTTCCTCTCTAAGCCTCTGGAATCATTAGTGGCATTCCAAACTTGCATCTTAAGTCATTTGCCCACCGAACGGGTTCCCAGCGGCCTGCGCGCTTTACATGATGAAAAAATCACCCCCGATCCAATGGCCTATTTGGATGATCTGGCCCACGCCGCCGAGGTTTTGGCCCAGCCCGAAGATGATCAGATGTTCAGCTATGTTGTGCCATTTTTATGCGGCATCGCCCTGAGCGCTGGGGATCTGGCATTGAAATCTGCCGTAGATGCGCTGCGCCTGTCCCATGAAAAGGGCAAGGCTTTGGATCAAAAACAAGCACAACTGACCTTGATGCTGCAGCAACGATTGGTGAGTCGACAGGCGATGTGACTAGCGCAACAGCCCCGGGGAAACGCCCATATCCAGCCCGGCAAACACCTCGCTTTGCAAGGCTGTGCGCGAAATGCCAATGCTGTCGTGCATCGCCCAGGCGGCCCATGACCGTACGTCACTTGTGGGCATCAGGTCGCGTGCCTGATATAGATCCGGTTCTGACAGACCGGGCCAGTCGCCCAGCACCCGCCCCCCATTGATGGCACCGCCTGCCATAATCATCGTGCCACCGGTGCCGTGATCGGTGCCTTTTGTGCCATTTTCGCGCACGGTGCGGCCAAATTCCGTCATGCA is a window of Cognatishimia sp. WU-CL00825 DNA encoding:
- the rimO gene encoding 30S ribosomal protein S12 methylthiotransferase RimO produces the protein MSQPANPPSLRPDLANAQVQSDLRKDQPNIGMVSLGCPKALVDSERILTRLRAEGYGISPEYAGADAVIVNTCGFLDSAKAESLDAIGEALKENGKVIVTGCLGAEPDYIREHHPKILAVTGPHQYEQVLDAVHSAVPPSPNPFVDLLPAAGVKLTPRHFSYLKIAEGCNHKCKFCIIPDMRGKLASRPVHAILREAEKLVQSGVKELLVISQDTSAYGLDRKYSTHPWKDREVRSHITDLARELGQIDPDIWVRLHYVYPYPHVRDLIPLMAEGLILPYLDIPFQHSHPDTLKRMARPAHTAKTLDEIARWRAACPDITLRSTFIVGYPGETEAEFQHLLDWMDEAQLDRVGCFQYENVDGARSNDLPDHVAPEVKQDRWERFMEKAQAISEAKLAAKVGTTQQVIVDDIDADGIATCRTKADAPEIDGNLFIDEGTDGLKVGDLVDVVVDEAGEYDLWGCIPK
- a CDS encoding pentapeptide repeat-containing protein, which codes for MADVADGLKPANENPWYVLMTLYGEEGPDLGPVNREKNREVWNAWACQNIPPEQKVTLAEQTGLELVELEGWPRLASEIHRKFKERWLKENPKSGISLTSEGLSSLLNPADNIEMSGTRFIAPLEFRKYIFPADVKMGNSVFRSVADFHKSHFTCDLSLIGTEFKKVCIFSGVRIAGKTNFENTTFYERALFHKANFEQETYFNFCSFNDDVNFSETVFLHSSFKNVNFATRTNFQKIRCKNKANFRGAQFRSETNFSAATFEGETNFSSSNFEGITNFKDATFKQGVSLSRTVFREYSYFVKSKFGTISKGISGYVDFSDSQFEKPTSFRNAFFLEYYPNFRGALLHESSVFTADKAHWPRETHQTAAQAKDSCAIIRQVLAKQGLPEDEHFFFRREMKFLRQSQSISNRPLYTLYWLLSDYGHSLRRPTIALFLLCLLPAFFYAGGKLGVSSNSLDVLLPSINDYWNATGFSFANIFKFFGFQRVYFEQHVATLTSQLKLLSAVQTVFGYALLFFLGLGLRQRFRLR
- a CDS encoding DUF6455 family protein → MPERATIKKHTYLFDTMAEKLGHDMQKHVQDHDISMSEVADAVLRCANCSNPDNCANNLAAQKSLQNPPSYCQNIPLFQEL
- a CDS encoding YigZ family protein gives rise to the protein MRQILNVVTDRGSKYAVTGFAVTSRTDVDAALKQLKKDKKFAKATHNTWAVLLSEGAPIKGDDGESGAGMVIMRMLERADLRDHMIVVTRWYGGTKLGGDRFRRVQDCVRAYLESP
- a CDS encoding M48 family metalloprotease, whose amino-acid sequence is MLSIKPIASLLLVASVMAGCVTPSPTSQNPQRNASAAPTFDATGPQALRFQRVIARMEPIAERICHNHTGGAENCDYQIVLDKRAGAPSNAYQSQDNTGRPVLTFTAAILAEFRNDDELAFVLGHEAAHHIAGHIAQTRKTATVGALVGGTVALLLGGGDTAVDIGVDLGGTVGARAFSKDHELEADALGAQITQAAGYDALRGAAFFQRIPDPGDRFLGSHPPNAQRIDIVRQTVGQTGTGF
- a CDS encoding M48 family metalloprotease — protein: MPVDICKTALRVLAFCVLTSCAAPIDFAAQDAAELPDANSFEGIAARIAPVAQHTCEAFGLAIDCRIQIFLASTKTETSNAFQSFDNRGRPFLLVTPELLDEAKNADEVALVLGHEAAHAVFGHLHMRSDVTEKEARALAKVLQAQDGKIKSEAQAQMVRALFGDRSARRHAELEADALGALLAREAGYNAARGARFIERIEDPGRHLLSTHPSNKQRLAAITRALKYGRLPRMPQ
- a CDS encoding nitroreductase family protein; this translates as MPTPNPAALEFLLTRRSRPAKTLTLPVPEKAALMPILEAALRTPDHGKLEPWRLIVLDQAKLAQLGDLAGQRAQALALDAAQTEKARFQFDTGQLAIAVVSSPVEVAKVPQIEQVYSAGAVCLALLNAALAAGWGANWLSGVMSHDRGFLSAGLGLQDHEALAGLIHIGTEKFAPPDRPRPNLEEKVIWPSA
- a CDS encoding EI24 domain-containing protein, which translates into the protein MAVGLILNAFVKALGQLGDHRFRKVLITGIGLTLALLVGAYLLLLGVLDWFNVKETLAGFVGSSDGLGLVIGIGSFLVVLVLSIFLMVPVSSAFTSLFLEQVADAVEDRHYPGLPAATPVPLSEAIQDTLSFLGLLIVANIGALLLYLALPPLAPFIFWGLNGFLLGREYFTIAAMRRVGRLGAKDLRREHRVTIWAAGVLMAIPLTIPLVNLLVPVLGAATFTHIFHKLEQRKGFSAHLS
- a CDS encoding DUF1467 family protein; this encodes MSITSAIVLFAVIWFMMFLVVIPIRLKTQGDMGSVVPGTQAGAPEHHNLKKKAWITTALSAVLWGILFWVITTGQITVRDFDWMDRLPPVSES
- the mce gene encoding methylmalonyl-CoA epimerase: MIGRLNHVAIAVPDLDAAVAQYKNALGATVGAPQDEPDHGVTVVFIELPNTKIELLYPLGEDSPINGFLAKNPAGGIHHICYEVEDILAARDKLKDSGARVLGSGDPKIGAHGKPVLFLHPKDFNGCLVELEQV
- a CDS encoding response regulator translates to MDEFNSLGYLGKPTARRPLLGLTVLVVEDSRFASEALRLICLKSGARIRRADSLRSARRHLRVYRPSVAVIDIGLPDGSGLDLIRDLNQTDPRVSVLIATSGDDTLARACRSAGADHFLSKPLESLVAFQTCILSHLPTERVPSGLRALHDEKITPDPMAYLDDLAHAAEVLAQPEDDQMFSYVVPFLCGIALSAGDLALKSAVDALRLSHEKGKALDQKQAQLTLMLQQRLVSRQAM